Proteins from a genomic interval of Rosa chinensis cultivar Old Blush chromosome 2, RchiOBHm-V2, whole genome shotgun sequence:
- the LOC112188375 gene encoding probable prolyl 4-hydroxylase 9, with the protein MRIDPIMRPKSLKGNWSSRLKFKAKLRLPTVLVFCSFFFLAGFFISSLFSQDVDGGGNTPRTRLLETEYETLPFGETGDESLTSIPFQVLSWYPRALYFPNFASAEQCETIIDLAKPALKPSTLALREGETEENTKGIRTSSGMFLSAYQDKSGTLDVIEEKIARATMIPRTHGEAFNVLRYEIGQKYNSHYDAFHPEEYGPQTSQRVASFLLYLTDVEEGGETMFPYESGLNLDGKHDSQECMGLRVKPRKGDGLLFYSLFPNGSIDPLSIHGSCPVIKGEKWVATKWMRDQVQEE; encoded by the exons ATGAGAATCGACCCAATAATGAGACCCAAATCCCTGAAAGGGAATTGGAGCTCCAGGTTGAAGTTCAAGGCCAAGCTACGATTACCCACCGTCCTCGTTTTctgctctttcttcttcctcgccGGTTTCTTCAtctcctctcttttctctcag GATGTAGATGGTGGTGGCAATACACCCAGAACGAGGTTGCTGGAAACAGAGTACGAAACGCTGCCGTTTGGGGAGACTGGAGACGAGTCTTTAACTTCAATTCCCTTCCAG GTGTTGAGCTGGTATCCGCGAGCATTATATTTTCCTAATTTTGCTTCTGCGGAGCAATGTGAGACTATAATCGATTTGGCAAAGCCGGCCCTTAAACCCTCGACCTTGGctttgagagagggagagactgaGGAGAACACAAAGGGAATTAGAACAAG TTCTGGGATGTTTCTTTCGGCTTATCAAGACAAGTCTGGGACTTTGGATGTCATTGAGGAAAAGATTGCAAGAGCAACAATGATTCCCAGGACCCATGGAGAG GCATTCAACGTCTTGCGTTATGAGATTGGGCAGAAGTATAATTCTCATTATGATGCATTCCACCCGGAGGAATATGGTCCACAGACAAGCCAAAGG GTTGCATCATTCCTGTTGTATTTAACTGATGTTGAAGAAGGCGGGGAAACAATGTTTCCATACGAG AGTGGCTTGAACCTGGATGGAAAACATGATTCTCAGGAATGTATGGGTTTGAGAGTGAAGCCGCGTAAAGGAGATGGCCTTCTGTTTTATTCATTGTTCCCTAACGGTTCCATTGACCCT TTATCAATACATGGGAGTTGTCCTGTAATCAAAGGCGAAAAATGGGTGGCTACAAAGTGGATGAGGGATCAAGTACAAGAGGAATGA
- the LOC112190235 gene encoding uncharacterized protein LOC112190235 yields MAVVIESSVWEPSPALYIFIFFACLFSILFFPYASGSTNSTSAAKAAPSLFDHGVSPTASSFRFQRNFLLLYSLASVMEGLWSVFGEVELAYYGLSKEKMVLYLCVGLAASISIGSFLGVLSDLIGPKKVCFFFCFLHLLVGLLKRFAPHSSVWVASICLSITSSVFSFGFETWMVVQHEEQGHRQDMLSETFWLMSFFESACLIGSQVFSNWLIGNNAERSMASHSTAAIFLAVISLVCLTKGWKEIPHKVALKEYRASFRAYIVGDKRVWLLAWAQACLHFSVAVFWILWAPTIVADGREVHLGLIYPCFLGSRMLGSTVFPWLISGLSSLRTDDCLVYAFIVLGLVMSITAYDYQEVGMLVTLFCIFHAGLGVVLPSLARLRTMYVPNALRGGMISLSQAPANAAILLFLVQGKYHNNIGNSTIIAFAALGLFTAAGCMHVLKRWGKQPYQNWHKL; encoded by the exons ATGGCGGTGGTGATTGAGAGCTCCGTTTGGGAACCGAGCCCCGCGCTttacatcttcatcttcttcgccTGCCTCTTCTCGATTCTCTTCTTCCCTTACGCCTCCGGCAGCACCAACAGCACCTCCGCCGCGAAAGCTGCTCCGTCTCTGTTCGACCATGGAGTCTCCCCCACCGCTTCGTCTTTTCGGTTCCAGAGGAACTTCCTGCTTCTCTATTCTCTCGCCTCAG TTATGGAAGGACTGTGGTCGGTGTTCGGTGAAGTTGAGCTAGCTTACTACGGATTAAGCAAAGAGAAAATGGTGCTTTATCTCTGCGTAGGACTTGCGGCTTCGATTTCTATCGGTTCTTTCTTAGGAGTACTTTCTGATTTAAT AGGTCCAAAGAAAGtttgcttcttcttttgctttctacACCTCCTTGTTGGCTTGTTGAAGAGATTCGCCCCTCATTCGAGTGTTTGGGTGGCGAGTATTTGTTTGTCAATCACAAGTTCAGTTTTTTCATTCGGTTTCGAGACGTGGATGGTGGTTCAACATGAAGAG CAAGGGCACAGGCAAGATATGCTGAGTGAGACATTTTGGTTAATGAGTTTCTTCGAGTCAGCATGTCTTATTGGTAGCCAGGTTTTTTCAAATTGGCTCATCGGTAATAATGCAGAGAGAAGTATGGCGTCTCATTCCACTGCAGCTATCTTCTTGGCAGTAATAAGCTTAGTCTGTCTCACCAAGGGATGGAAAGAAATCCCACATAAAGTAGCTCTTAAGGAGTATAGGGCATCTTTTCGTGCATACATTGTTGGCG ATAAAAGAGTATGGCTTTTGGCATGGGCACAAGCTTGCCTTCACTTCTCTGTTGCAGTATTCTGGATACTATGGGCCCCAACAATAGTG GCTGATGGACGAGAAGTGCACCTAGGGTTGATATATCCATGTTTTCTTGGATCAAGAATGCTTGGAAGCACAGTATTCCCATGGCTCATTAGTGGACTGTCATCCCTTAGAACTGATGATTGCCTAGTATATGCATTCATTGTACTGGGGCTGGTAATGTCCATAACAGCTTATGATTATCAG GAAGTTGGGATGCTAGTGACACTATTTTGCATATTTCATGCCGGCCTTGGCGTGGTTTTGCCTTCACTTGCCAGATTGAGAACCAT GTATGTGCCTAATGCACTGCGTGGAGGGATGATAAGCCTTTCTCAAGCCCCCGCAAATGCAGCAATTCTGCTTTTTCTGGTGCAA GGAAAGTACCACAATAACATTGGAAACTCAACGATCATAGCATTTGCTGCCCTTGGGTTATTCACAGCAGCCGGTTGCATGCATGTCTTGAAGCGATGGGGGAAGCAACCATATCAGAACTGGCACAAATTATGA
- the LOC112183844 gene encoding keratin-associated protein 5-1-like — protein MAGKGLSEVAGKVAGIWWPELGWVVRGCCRGCAGECGGCARLAGNLSAGARQVSTSLGRCCAGVSRCSAGVDRCRHMGAQVSADACRAIGRGSVGVCRAVSRGLAALDRCLQGAGTRQAQGRGRSEFSDSRFRWLPTGSGDSATCSGFLGTRASICEAVVVGF, from the coding sequence ATGGCCGGAAAAGGGTTGTCGGAGGtagccggaaaagtggccggaatctggtggccggagctaggctgGGTTGTGCGGGGCTGCTGCAGGGGCTGTGCAGGGGAGTGCGGAGGCTGTGCAAGGCTGGCAGGCAATCTGTCGGCAGGTGCTAGGCAGGTGTCGACAAGTCTCGGCAGGTGCTGCGCAGGGGTcagcaggtgctcggcaggtgtCGACAGGTGCAGGCACATGGGTGCGCAGGTCTCGGCAGATGCGTGCAGGGCTATTGGCAGGGGCTCGGTAGGTGTTTGCAGGGCTGTCAGCAGGGGCTTGGCAGCTCTCGACAGGTGCTTGCAGGGGGCAGGCACAAGGCAGGCTCAGGGCAGGGGCCGATCCGAATTTTCCGATAGCCGGTTCAGGTGGCTTCCGACCGGTTCCGGTGATTCCGCCACCTGTTCTGGGTTTCTTGGGACTAGGGCTTCGATATGTGAGGCGGTGGTTGTAGGATTTTGA